One Metamycoplasma canadense DNA segment encodes these proteins:
- a CDS encoding Cof-type HAD-IIB family hydrolase, which yields MAFNKESQKRRFLFAIDLDGTLLADSGAGTIHPKTEEAIKKAVSEGHIVSIITGRPWRSTMPVYQKLGLNAIVGNYNGAHIHNPADPFFIPTITYLDLNEVLYILGDEKVKKEISNYAIEGPDWVQLMHRDPNLEKVFGFNQATKFRESINLEKLPLKPTGIVFDCQPTTNVLELLTYLKRRYGDLGEFSSWSKGEGLSPVFDITSIGVDKGKVISLMMRYYNIDINDTIVMGDSYNDLSMYEIGNVGVSPANAEDAIKNVSTVVMKQTNKEGAVGYFIEEFLQNPDKYIKIAKEKKEEAKKNLKTVKADNFFNKEEK from the coding sequence ATGGCTTTTAATAAAGAATCACAAAAAAGAAGATTTTTATTTGCTATTGATTTAGACGGAACACTATTAGCTGATTCTGGGGCCGGAACAATACACCCAAAAACTGAAGAAGCAATTAAAAAAGCAGTCAGCGAAGGGCATATTGTTTCAATAATTACTGGTAGACCTTGAAGAAGTACAATGCCAGTTTATCAAAAATTAGGTTTAAATGCAATTGTTGGTAACTATAACGGAGCACACATCCATAATCCTGCGGATCCATTTTTTATACCAACAATTACTTACTTAGATTTAAATGAAGTTTTATACATTTTAGGCGACGAAAAAGTTAAAAAAGAAATTTCTAATTATGCAATAGAAGGACCTGACTGAGTTCAATTAATGCATAGAGATCCAAATTTAGAAAAGGTTTTCGGGTTTAATCAAGCAACTAAATTTAGAGAATCAATTAATTTAGAAAAACTTCCTTTAAAACCAACAGGTATTGTTTTTGATTGTCAACCAACAACTAATGTCTTAGAATTATTGACTTATTTAAAAAGAAGATACGGTGATTTAGGTGAATTTTCATCATGATCGAAAGGTGAAGGATTGAGCCCAGTGTTTGACATTACTTCAATCGGTGTGGATAAAGGTAAAGTTATTTCATTAATGATGAGATATTACAACATTGATATTAATGATACTATTGTAATGGGTGACTCATATAATGATTTAAGTATGTATGAAATTGGAAATGTTGGTGTCAGCCCAGCAAATGCTGAAGATGCAATCAAAAATGTTTCAACTGTCGTAATGAAACAAACTAATAAAGAAGGTGCTGTAGGATACTTTATTGAAGAATTCTTACAAAACCCAGATAAATACATCAAAATAGCAAAAGAAAAAAAAGAAGAGGCTAAGAAAAATTTAAAAACTGTTAAGGCAGATAATTTCTTTAATAAAGAAGAAAAATAA
- the upp gene encoding uracil phosphoribosyltransferase, with the protein MVKIFQHPLINAKLTKMRDKNTTHNEFRQNLNEIASLMVYEMLRDYETKKMQVITPTGCTFDGEQLDKEIVIIPILRAGLGMVNGILDLVPQARVGHIGIYRTDDVKSVEYFFKIPDVPKDSYIIIVDPMLATGTSACDAINKLEKQGFTNIKLICLVGVQEGINKVQINYPNVNIYLASKDEKLNENNYIIPGLGDAGDRIFGTKK; encoded by the coding sequence ATGGTTAAAATTTTTCAACACCCACTTATCAATGCTAAATTAACTAAAATGCGTGATAAAAACACTACTCACAATGAATTTAGACAAAATTTAAATGAAATTGCATCTTTAATGGTTTATGAAATGTTAAGGGACTACGAAACCAAAAAAATGCAAGTAATAACTCCAACTGGTTGCACTTTTGATGGAGAACAACTTGACAAAGAAATTGTCATTATTCCAATTTTAAGAGCAGGATTAGGAATGGTTAATGGTATTTTAGATTTAGTTCCTCAGGCTCGTGTTGGCCATATAGGGATTTATCGAACCGATGACGTTAAAAGTGTTGAATATTTCTTTAAAATTCCTGATGTACCCAAAGATAGTTATATTATTATTGTTGATCCAATGTTAGCAACAGGTACATCTGCTTGTGATGCGATTAATAAATTAGAAAAACAAGGTTTTACAAATATAAAATTAATTTGCTTAGTAGGGGTTCAAGAAGGTATTAATAAAGTTCAAATAAATTATCCAAATGTTAATATTTATTTAGCCTCTAAAGATGAAAAATTAAATGAGAATAATTATATTATACCTGGCCTCGGAGATGCTGGAGACCGTATTTTTGGAACAAAAAAATAA
- the rpsF gene encoding 30S ribosomal protein S6 has protein sequence MSKYEIMILSNPNNSTEESVKELVLSVLDEKNTKFEKLERTELAYPINKLKRANYFLVLTKAQPELIKELTRKFNIDKSILRTLIINLNSEKGLKPKKQRKLTKRNFDNRKNFEKHENKETTEDKKSESKTKFVKKEKLEK, from the coding sequence ATGTCAAAATATGAAATTATGATTCTATCAAACCCTAATAATTCTACTGAAGAAAGTGTTAAAGAACTAGTTTTATCAGTTCTAGATGAAAAAAACACTAAGTTTGAAAAATTAGAGAGAACAGAATTAGCTTATCCAATTAACAAATTAAAACGTGCTAACTATTTTCTAGTTTTAACAAAGGCACAACCTGAATTAATTAAAGAATTAACAAGAAAATTTAATATTGATAAATCAATTTTAAGAACTTTAATTATTAATTTAAATTCTGAAAAAGGCTTAAAACCAAAAAAACAAAGAAAATTAACAAAAAGAAATTTCGATAATAGAAAAAACTTTGAAAAACATGAAAACAAAGAAACAACAGAAGATAAAAAATCAGAATCAAAAACAAAATTTGTAAAAAAAGAAAAATTAGAAAAATAA
- a CDS encoding MAGa7180 family putative nuclease, protein MEEIKNIKIPTRKHYNGNQYNIDFQNKVVRLTEEYHKKLLLLKPGSIGGFRKITGSALGDILKLTPFNSEFAAFARLANFALPVLDKKYVNAGVVLEPKIIDKIEKKFNFNIKRFEAHQYNYDFFKDNTLFGGLPDGYLEDQKIIIEIKTAGIKKLESWNEGLINPAYIKQAQLYSYLMGVKKFTIVACFLEESDYYNLDNVDINKRVIKNWFFNVNEQQVMDDMKTCEEWYKKYTISGISPIWNDTLDQDLIKYLSCSNFEDWKNLYLEWVEIGKAIPEYE, encoded by the coding sequence ATGGAAGAAATTAAAAATATTAAAATTCCAACAAGAAAACATTACAACGGAAATCAATATAATATTGATTTCCAAAATAAAGTTGTAAGACTAACAGAAGAATATCATAAAAAACTACTTTTATTAAAACCAGGCAGCATCGGTGGATTTAGAAAAATAACTGGTTCTGCATTAGGCGATATTTTAAAATTAACACCTTTTAATAGTGAATTTGCTGCTTTTGCAAGACTTGCTAATTTTGCTTTACCAGTTTTAGATAAAAAATATGTTAACGCTGGAGTAGTATTAGAACCAAAAATTATTGATAAAATTGAGAAAAAATTTAATTTTAATATTAAAAGATTTGAAGCACATCAATATAACTACGATTTTTTTAAGGATAATACTTTATTTGGAGGTTTGCCTGATGGATATTTAGAAGATCAAAAAATAATTATTGAAATAAAAACAGCCGGTATTAAAAAATTAGAATCATGAAACGAAGGTTTAATAAACCCTGCTTATATTAAACAGGCACAACTTTATTCTTATTTAATGGGAGTAAAAAAATTTACAATAGTTGCATGTTTTTTGGAAGAATCTGATTATTATAATTTAGACAATGTTGATATTAATAAAAGAGTGATAAAAAATTGATTTTTCAATGTTAATGAGCAACAAGTAATGGATGATATGAAAACTTGCGAAGAGTGGTATAAGAAATATACAATTTCAGGAATTAGCCCCATTTGAAACGATACGCTTGATCAAGATTTAATAAAATATTTATCGTGCTCAAATTTTGAGGATTGAAAAAATCTTTATTTAGAATGAGTTGAAATTGGAAAAGCCATACCAGAATATGAATAA
- a CDS encoding ABC transporter permease subunit has product MNNLFRFSKRKINNQIGYTIHTNSTKQYWKRFFGNKLNLSWFILFIILILSLLVATFFIKNSPSKSIDHTTNLVNNLPSYFNQTITRNFNRGKELEFIRNIANIEYADALKNHRQLVFWIDFDSSKEIGGDQTVYTDIVTLIYNPYNLIKAVNILNKNTNNTINIPNGLYLGTNNQGIDIYSRSITTIWITISLILLAIFINIFIAFNIALVVNIYENNWFINFIDKIINSISVIPEIIWIFLLSIFIGTTWYAMLILLSLICWFSYYKFAKDEIKLILNKEFIIAAKASGLSKWKIAYSHIFRYIFANFMIMLVERFSINILIVSSLAFLDFINDSNNLNIGSVLKEAIGLVSENPSYLIFISIFLILFSLNLKLLSSGLSNSLNPKFN; this is encoded by the coding sequence ATGAATAACCTTTTCAGATTTTCAAAAAGAAAAATAAATAATCAAATTGGATATACTATTCATACAAATTCAACTAAACAATATTGAAAAAGATTTTTTGGTAATAAATTAAATTTAAGTTGATTTATTTTATTTATAATCCTTATTTTATCTTTATTAGTTGCAACTTTTTTTATTAAGAACTCACCTTCAAAATCAATAGATCATACTACTAATTTAGTAAATAATTTGCCATCTTATTTTAATCAAACAATTACTAGAAATTTTAATCGTGGTAAAGAACTAGAATTTATTAGAAACATAGCTAACATTGAATATGCTGATGCTTTAAAAAATCATCGTCAACTTGTTTTTTGGATTGATTTTGATTCGTCTAAAGAAATAGGTGGAGATCAAACGGTTTATACAGACATTGTAACATTAATTTATAACCCTTATAATTTAATAAAAGCAGTGAATATTTTAAATAAAAACACAAATAATACTATAAATATTCCAAACGGTCTATATTTAGGAACAAATAACCAAGGAATCGATATTTATTCAAGATCAATTACAACAATTTGAATAACTATTTCTTTAATTTTATTAGCTATATTTATAAATATTTTTATTGCATTTAATATAGCCTTAGTAGTAAATATTTATGAAAATAATTGGTTTATTAATTTTATTGACAAAATAATAAATTCAATAAGTGTAATACCTGAGATAATTTGAATATTTTTATTATCAATATTTATAGGAACAACTTGATATGCAATGCTTATATTATTATCCTTGATTTGTTGATTTTCGTATTATAAGTTTGCAAAAGATGAAATAAAATTAATATTAAATAAAGAATTTATAATTGCCGCTAAAGCAAGTGGCTTATCAAAATGAAAAATAGCATATAGTCATATTTTTAGATATATTTTTGCTAATTTTATGATTATGTTAGTTGAAAGATTTTCGATTAATATTTTAATAGTATCATCGTTAGCATTTTTAGATTTTATAAACGATTCAAATAATTTAAATATTGGCTCAGTTCTAAAAGAAGCAATTGGCTTAGTTTCTGAAAATCCATCATATTTAATTTTTATTTCAATTTTTCTTATTTTATTTAGTTTAAATTTAAAGCTTTTATCTTCTGGATTATCAAATTCTTTAAATCCTAAATTTAACTAA
- a CDS encoding HU family DNA-binding protein: MTKKELIKKTSEETGFQQAMVESIFDEMIKILIEEIANERQISISGFGVFSSKFVPAKSQQHNITKENIEVPAKLDPRFKFSDVLKSEVDRIYKKNKK; this comes from the coding sequence ATGACAAAAAAAGAGCTAATTAAAAAAACATCAGAAGAAACTGGATTTCAACAAGCTATGGTTGAATCAATTTTTGATGAAATGATAAAAATTTTGATTGAAGAAATAGCTAATGAAAGACAAATTAGCATTTCAGGTTTTGGTGTATTTTCTTCCAAATTTGTTCCCGCTAAATCTCAACAACATAATATCACTAAAGAAAACATAGAAGTTCCAGCAAAATTAGACCCTAGATTTAAATTTTCCGATGTTTTAAAATCAGAAGTCGATCGAATTTATAAAAAAAATAAAAAATAA
- a CDS encoding ABC transporter permease subunit: MLNNKLKLLRNIVFYFFVFFIALIIIFFAINILIEPQIKKNLAVYSKISSNYGNRLKHFFNNFFTFKSGIIYSFELSNAQNNIFLLYINQFKWTFLLSFLIFIFSFILGNILGITSAYKINKSFDVLISIFISFLGALPLLIIALLALTNSSIFGYPSQFLNNKFTFVSILVPILISSFPTVAIFFSKSRKRTLEILKSDYYLFGKTIGLNKKQLLRKIVFKQLFISELNLFFLIYVLLFTVTILIERIFSIPGQSLLISFAFQKGELDIIMFYFTFNFVLLSILLIINKLLIQKLNPILIKKSFIKIKNKKRGLYE; this comes from the coding sequence ATGCTTAATAATAAATTAAAATTATTAAGAAATATTGTCTTTTATTTTTTTGTTTTTTTTATTGCGTTAATTATTATATTTTTTGCAATTAATATTTTAATCGAACCACAAATTAAAAAAAACCTAGCGGTTTATTCAAAAATTTCTTCAAATTATGGGAATAGGCTAAAACATTTTTTCAATAATTTTTTTACTTTTAAAAGTGGTATCATATATTCTTTTGAATTATCAAATGCACAAAATAATATATTTCTATTGTATATAAACCAATTTAAATGAACTTTTTTACTAAGTTTTTTAATTTTTATATTTAGTTTTATTCTCGGAAATATTTTAGGAATTACTTCAGCTTATAAAATAAATAAAAGTTTCGATGTCTTAATTTCAATATTTATTTCCTTTTTAGGAGCACTACCACTTTTAATAATTGCACTACTAGCTTTAACTAATTCTTCAATATTTGGTTACCCTTCACAATTTCTAAATAATAAATTTACATTTGTATCTATTTTAGTTCCAATATTAATTTCTTCATTTCCTACTGTTGCTATATTTTTCTCAAAATCACGTAAAAGAACACTTGAAATTTTAAAATCTGATTATTATCTTTTTGGAAAAACAATTGGTCTAAATAAAAAACAATTATTAAGAAAAATTGTTTTTAAGCAATTATTTATTAGTGAGCTAAATTTGTTCTTTTTAATTTATGTTTTATTATTTACTGTAACAATATTAATAGAAAGAATTTTTTCAATTCCAGGTCAGAGTTTGTTAATTTCCTTTGCTTTTCAAAAAGGTGAGTTAGATATTATAATGTTTTACTTTACTTTTAATTTTGTTTTACTTTCAATTTTGTTGATAATAAATAAACTATTAATTCAAAAGTTAAATCCTATTTTAATAAAGAAAAGTTTTATTAAAATAAAGAATAAAAAAAGAGGTTTATATGAATAA
- a CDS encoding variable surface lipoprotein yields the protein MRKNIKIVLTLSPLLTFFSFPLIAASCANKNKESNSEKISLIKNKISDLTMIVQYEEDENEKNNAQNLLNEINNIKKDESDIQKLNDLITKIENSISSFNNRNTEEKSGLVVKKIVKNQGNVKASEVVNELKNANSWEKAKEIFKKYSISVEENDLAENEKLSIASSTHAHDKSGQIHLDIKFQLLNKTERFELNGFKKVELSEIILDWKFGTSLIKKLNNNEKSNLLSLLKNEQEKEFNSLLKKLKEYIEISKINSNDHDTNFKIEFENKQKTIIEKNKMKLLMSFYSNNDHKNIILEKQLIIELENNTQEHD from the coding sequence ATGAGAAAAAATATTAAAATCGTTTTAACATTATCACCACTATTGACATTTTTTTCTTTTCCTTTAATTGCAGCTTCATGTGCAAATAAAAATAAAGAAAGTAATTCAGAAAAAATAAGTTTAATTAAAAATAAAATTTCTGATTTAACCATGATAGTTCAATACGAAGAAGATGAAAATGAAAAAAATAACGCTCAAAATTTATTAAATGAAATTAATAATATAAAAAAAGATGAAAGCGATATACAAAAACTAAATGATTTAATAACAAAAATTGAAAATTCTATTAGTTCATTTAATAATAGAAATACCGAAGAGAAATCGGGTCTTGTAGTTAAAAAAATAGTTAAAAATCAAGGCAATGTTAAAGCCAGTGAAGTTGTTAATGAATTAAAAAATGCTAATTCATGAGAAAAAGCTAAAGAAATTTTTAAAAAATACTCAATTTCAGTTGAAGAAAATGATTTAGCCGAAAATGAAAAATTAAGTATAGCATCTTCAACACATGCTCATGACAAGAGTGGACAAATACATCTAGATATTAAATTTCAACTATTAAATAAAACTGAGAGATTTGAATTAAATGGTTTTAAAAAAGTTGAATTATCAGAAATTATTTTAGATTGAAAATTTGGTACTTCATTAATTAAAAAATTAAATAATAATGAAAAATCTAATTTATTAAGCTTATTAAAAAACGAACAGGAAAAAGAATTTAATTCTTTACTTAAAAAGCTTAAAGAATATATAGAAATTAGTAAAATAAATTCTAATGATCATGACACTAATTTTAAAATTGAATTCGAAAATAAACAAAAAACAATAATTGAAAAAAATAAAATGAAATTATTAATGAGTTTTTATAGTAATAATGATCATAAAAATATTATTTTAGAAAAGCAATTGATAATTGAATTAGAAAACAACACTCAAGAACATGATTAA
- a CDS encoding UU173 family protein, protein MNKDKKYFTFKDFLKANQSHPWFIFNKVEDLVFKLKNKKKDDIFDQINFYNEEINNLIFKANNAKKILDDKEKEKYNQLTIYEKVDWILQNNVLSNNDNDEQQEEDNIEFLKDLFVEFELIASGSDQVFNQAVKWIYDFYKNEKSIDINKIKIISIKQNTEQRLKETKKAIEDGFLLIINPVFEWENCCCNLLFADIKNKCFGNLIYSNKTEVKNILKSYFDYHITKNYINNLEEIYILKPAYQKNKNIKKGILKFNLTPYCSYKNSKPSIDEEKIKRLSEKEVESIYTMDPNFNYSSNKTKKDNIKIIDHVLSDLTNTKIDFNEKKLPDVKINSDNKYSCSFNEFIKIIKNKDNIKIDINLNNEDSFNEICSKFDIKEIMPIKYPNYSFSSKKVLETISNFDCQIDILKQKQVKKFYDNNLISINPEIENCFEYQVILDNNSKIIWFDFEGVTLSAPMLDYLPGFRQVISQTSIIKTKNNEIYEQNDYVYDPLKFDLNTYKKIIDDLYDEEAKYYIIYNIGYERARIKEIQEQFDIYFEKGDLKEDQYKKYTHKIKFIIDKLVDLYNLFKGVSNNKKKLISDRIINIGFIKGVASIKKIEYFVTHKKIDKYLKHKIIPYATLAVKNGSAALSIAVTRALNLIKDNEWNKKIIDLKKYCHNDVMAMLMTADLIKFLMENKEEYFKNFKDYNI, encoded by the coding sequence ATGAATAAAGACAAAAAATATTTTACATTTAAAGATTTTTTAAAAGCTAACCAATCTCACCCATGATTTATTTTTAATAAAGTAGAAGATTTAGTTTTTAAACTAAAAAATAAAAAGAAAGATGATATTTTTGATCAAATAAATTTTTATAATGAGGAAATAAATAACTTAATTTTTAAAGCAAATAATGCTAAAAAAATATTAGATGACAAAGAAAAAGAAAAATATAATCAATTAACCATTTATGAAAAAGTTGATTGAATTCTTCAAAATAATGTACTGAGCAATAATGATAATGATGAACAACAAGAAGAAGATAATATTGAATTTCTAAAGGATTTATTTGTCGAATTTGAACTTATCGCCTCTGGTTCTGATCAAGTTTTTAACCAAGCAGTAAAATGAATTTATGACTTTTATAAAAATGAAAAATCTATTGATATCAATAAAATAAAAATTATATCAATTAAACAAAATACAGAACAACGATTAAAAGAAACCAAAAAAGCGATTGAAGATGGTTTTTTATTAATTATTAATCCTGTTTTTGAATGAGAAAATTGTTGCTGTAATTTATTGTTTGCGGATATAAAAAATAAATGTTTTGGAAATTTAATTTATTCAAACAAAACTGAAGTTAAAAATATTTTAAAGTCATATTTTGATTATCATATTACGAAAAACTATATAAATAACTTAGAAGAAATTTATATTTTAAAACCTGCGTATCAAAAAAACAAAAACATAAAAAAAGGAATTTTAAAATTTAATCTTACTCCTTATTGTTCATACAAAAATAGTAAACCATCTATTGATGAGGAAAAAATAAAAAGATTATCAGAAAAAGAAGTTGAATCTATTTATACAATGGATCCAAATTTCAATTATTCATCAAACAAGACAAAAAAAGATAATATAAAAATTATTGATCATGTTCTCAGTGATTTAACTAATACTAAAATTGATTTTAATGAAAAAAAATTACCGGATGTAAAAATTAATAGCGATAATAAGTATTCTTGTTCGTTTAATGAATTTATAAAAATAATTAAGAATAAAGATAATATTAAAATCGACATAAATTTAAATAACGAAGATTCTTTTAATGAAATATGCAGCAAATTTGACATAAAAGAAATAATGCCGATAAAATATCCTAATTATTCATTTTCATCTAAAAAAGTATTAGAAACAATATCAAATTTTGATTGTCAAATAGACATCTTAAAGCAAAAACAAGTCAAAAAATTTTATGATAATAATTTAATTTCTATAAATCCTGAAATTGAGAATTGTTTTGAATATCAAGTTATTTTAGATAATAATTCAAAAATTATTTGATTTGATTTTGAAGGTGTAACTTTGTCTGCTCCAATGTTGGATTATTTACCTGGATTTAGACAAGTAATTTCTCAAACATCAATAATAAAAACAAAGAATAATGAAATTTATGAACAAAATGATTATGTCTATGACCCTTTAAAATTTGATTTAAATACTTATAAAAAAATAATTGATGATCTATATGATGAAGAAGCTAAATATTATATTATTTACAATATAGGATATGAAAGAGCTAGAATTAAAGAAATTCAAGAACAATTTGATATTTATTTTGAAAAGGGAGATTTAAAAGAAGATCAGTATAAAAAATATACACATAAAATAAAATTTATAATTGATAAATTAGTTGACTTATATAATTTATTTAAAGGTGTATCGAATAACAAAAAAAAGTTAATTTCAGATCGAATTATAAATATTGGTTTTATAAAAGGGGTTGCATCTATTAAAAAAATTGAATATTTTGTTACCCATAAAAAAATTGACAAATACTTAAAGCATAAAATAATTCCATATGCGACACTTGCTGTTAAAAACGGTTCTGCAGCATTATCAATAGCAGTTACAAGAGCATTAAATTTAATAAAAGATAATGAATGAAATAAAAAAATAATAGATTTAAAAAAATATTGTCACAACGATGTTATGGCAATGCTAATGACGGCAGATTTAATTAAATTTTTAATGGAAAATAAAGAAGAATATTTTAAAAATTTTAAGGACTATAATATATAA
- a CDS encoding ribonuclease HIII produces MLLNDLDYIGVDETGVGDYFTPIVSVACFIPKKNIELIKKLGVKDSKKISDNKISEIANYIIENKLVIFKKTILTQKGYNNLTNLKINNNAVKTLIHLNSIKRLLESLNKKIPIIIDQYANLTNISKHIDTLKNKKIITTVELKDFELILETKAEEKYLSVACASILARYILLEKMKEQSLYYKNFSFKLGASNSIIDVAILFVKKFGLDELKNVAKISFKTTNKVLEKLV; encoded by the coding sequence ATGTTATTGAATGATTTAGATTATATCGGTGTTGATGAAACTGGGGTAGGAGACTATTTTACCCCTATTGTTTCTGTGGCATGTTTTATACCTAAAAAAAATATTGAATTAATAAAAAAATTAGGTGTTAAAGATAGTAAAAAAATAAGTGATAACAAAATAAGCGAAATTGCAAATTACATTATTGAAAATAAATTAGTTATCTTTAAAAAAACCATTTTAACTCAAAAAGGATACAATAATTTAACAAATTTAAAAATTAACAATAATGCTGTTAAAACGTTAATTCATCTTAATTCAATTAAAAGACTTTTAGAATCACTTAACAAAAAAATTCCAATTATAATTGATCAATATGCAAATTTAACAAATATTTCAAAACATATTGATACATTAAAAAATAAAAAAATAATAACAACCGTTGAACTAAAAGATTTTGAATTAATCTTAGAAACGAAAGCAGAAGAAAAATATTTATCAGTTGCTTGCGCTTCAATATTAGCTAGATATATACTTTTAGAAAAAATGAAAGAACAATCACTATATTATAAAAATTTTTCTTTCAAACTAGGAGCAAGTAATTCAATAATTGATGTAGCAATTCTTTTTGTTAAAAAATTTGGATTAGATGAACTTAAAAACGTTGCTAAAATATCATTTAAAACTACCAATAAAGTTTTAGAAAAACTAGTTTAA
- the rpsR gene encoding 30S ribosomal protein S18: MARIVRKKLFVRKRPCQFCLSKSPVVYVDYKNEELLSKLVNLQGKIISSRITGTCAKHQRAVALAIKRARLVAILPYIGSVKKEFVKKDAIKESKPVVTTNETTTTQENK, from the coding sequence ATGGCAAGAATTGTTCGTAAAAAATTATTTGTTCGTAAACGTCCATGTCAATTTTGTTTAAGTAAATCACCAGTTGTTTATGTTGATTATAAAAATGAAGAGTTGTTATCAAAATTAGTTAATTTACAAGGGAAAATTATTTCATCAAGAATTACAGGAACTTGTGCAAAACACCAAAGAGCAGTTGCACTAGCAATTAAAAGAGCTAGATTAGTTGCTATTTTACCTTATATCGGTAGCGTAAAAAAAGAATTTGTTAAAAAAGATGCTATTAAAGAATCAAAACCAGTAGTAACAACAAACGAAACTACTACAACCCAAGAAAATAAATAA
- the recU gene encoding Holliday junction resolvase RecU produces MSGNFKNRGMLLETIINQTNEFYFKNNICLIHKKNLDVSFKSVSLKNKKLNLQEATIKCKSSVDYYGVFQGKFIAFEAKSTEDNVLPLSNIKKHQIEYLNLIIKNKGIAFWIFYFKVYNTFLLVMHADFLKFLNKKKVMHFYDAQKMGVKLKLSFPGILDIVENITF; encoded by the coding sequence ATGAGCGGCAATTTTAAAAATAGAGGAATGCTTTTAGAAACAATAATAAATCAAACAAATGAATTTTATTTTAAAAATAATATTTGCTTAATACATAAAAAAAATCTTGATGTAAGCTTTAAATCGGTTTCATTAAAAAATAAAAAACTTAATTTGCAAGAAGCTACTATAAAATGTAAAAGTTCGGTTGATTACTATGGTGTTTTTCAAGGTAAATTTATAGCTTTTGAAGCAAAAAGCACTGAGGATAATGTTTTACCGTTGAGTAATATAAAAAAACACCAAATTGAGTATTTAAATTTAATTATTAAAAATAAAGGTATTGCTTTTTGAATATTTTATTTTAAGGTTTATAATACTTTTTTACTGGTAATGCATGCTGATTTTTTAAAATTTTTAAATAAGAAAAAAGTGATGCATTTTTATGATGCACAAAAAATGGGAGTTAAATTAAAATTATCATTTCCAGGAATTTTAGATATCGTTGAAAATATCACTTTTTAA
- a CDS encoding single-stranded DNA-binding protein encodes MNKVILLGRLVSKPYKGLAGSGIEYSRFTIAVTRSYSAPNAEPVSDFIPCIAWRSNATFINKYLDKGSLLFIEGSFQSSRFTDANGQAINNYVVSIEKIKSLESKEITEARRKNNSKEFSISNEESKDIIENQKFIEANQPEDTDVYDDGLVWDNM; translated from the coding sequence ATGAATAAAGTTATTTTACTTGGTAGATTAGTTAGTAAACCTTATAAGGGCTTAGCTGGATCTGGCATTGAATACTCTAGATTTACAATCGCCGTAACAAGAAGCTATTCAGCGCCTAATGCTGAACCGGTATCAGATTTTATACCATGCATAGCTTGAAGAAGTAATGCAACATTTATTAATAAATATTTAGATAAGGGTTCTTTATTATTCATTGAAGGAAGTTTTCAATCTTCAAGATTCACTGACGCAAATGGCCAAGCTATTAATAATTATGTAGTTTCTATTGAAAAAATTAAAAGTTTAGAATCAAAAGAAATTACTGAAGCAAGAAGAAAAAATAATTCAAAAGAATTTAGCATTTCTAATGAAGAAAGTAAAGATATAATTGAAAATCAAAAATTTATTGAAGCAAACCAACCAGAGGATACAGATGTGTATGATGATGGTTTAGTTTGGGATAATATGTAA